A genomic segment from Cyanobium sp. NIES-981 encodes:
- a CDS encoding helicase DnaB: MRQALRLGPDRVRPASALPRHGRARRRRFRAIGVLAGLGLAAFTPAGRWQESPSLVLEPGLSSSVHYPADGSNPDPLQFSASELQELQRRFGVHGPQPQLAQLFTEGIDQFEPLRNHTLARLEDLRPVILSASAQHRINPMLVTAVLFDEMRHAKPGEDLPIAAHSGLFSTHGPAQLGLGEMVHQGLLRPDATAEEVMEARRQLLDPQQNVVLLVGKFARLSDALGFPRGRVLQASADPREAKALATLAYLHNGKLDYPRRILRSMQDPALHALLYGTRRPALSPLI, translated from the coding sequence GTGAGGCAGGCCCTACGCCTGGGCCCGGATCGGGTTCGGCCCGCCTCAGCCCTCCCTCGCCATGGGCGGGCCAGGCGCCGCAGGTTCCGGGCCATTGGCGTTCTCGCCGGGCTCGGCCTGGCAGCCTTCACCCCGGCGGGCCGCTGGCAGGAATCCCCGTCCCTGGTGCTCGAACCGGGCCTCAGCAGCAGCGTGCATTACCCGGCGGACGGCAGCAACCCCGACCCCCTCCAGTTCTCCGCCAGCGAACTGCAGGAACTGCAGCGCCGCTTCGGGGTGCATGGCCCGCAGCCCCAGCTGGCCCAATTGTTCACCGAGGGCATCGACCAGTTCGAGCCCCTGCGCAACCACACCCTGGCCAGGCTGGAGGATCTGCGCCCGGTGATCCTCTCCGCCTCGGCCCAGCATCGGATCAACCCGATGCTGGTGACCGCCGTGCTCTTCGACGAGATGCGGCATGCCAAGCCAGGGGAGGATCTGCCGATCGCGGCCCATTCCGGCCTGTTCAGCACCCACGGTCCGGCCCAGCTGGGCCTGGGCGAAATGGTGCACCAGGGGCTGCTCCGCCCCGATGCCACAGCGGAGGAGGTGATGGAGGCGCGGCGTCAGCTGCTGGATCCGCAGCAGAACGTGGTGCTGCTGGTGGGGAAATTCGCCCGGCTCAGCGACGCCCTGGGCTTCCCCCGCGGGCGCGTGCTGCAGGCCAGCGCCGATCCGCGCGAGGCCAAGGCCCTGGCCACCCTGGCCTACCTGCACAACGGCAAGCTCGACTACCCCCGCCGCATCCTGCGCTCGATGCAGGATCCCGCCCTGCACGCCCTGCTGTACGGCACCCGCAGGCCGGCCCTCTCCCCTCTGATCTGA
- a CDS encoding glucose-6-phosphate isomerase, whose product MPADFNGSDAVTQWSRFCELLWFHEDLGFWLDVSRMALNQDDLDRLQPGFTSAFAAMEALEGGAIANPDEQRMVGHYWLRAPQMAPDQDTARHIANEIDQIEAFGRKVLSGALPAPGGQRFTDVLWIGIGGSGLGPLLMIEALQQENCGLPFHFIDNVDPQGISRILGRLQDRLGTTLVIVVSKSGGTPEPRIAMEQVRERLSSQGGDWAGQAVAVTMVGSRLDRLAAGEQWLARFDMFDWVGGRTSITSAVGLLPAALIGTDLRAFLAGAAQMDAATRTTSLTANPAALMAAAWHVAGHGRGERDMVLLPYRDRLAVFSRYLQQLVMESLGKKLDRDGAVVNQGIAVYGNKGSTDQHAYVQQLRDGVDNFFVTFIEALDDPADIPALHGERPGDVLEGFLQGTRTALMESGRQSLSITLRRFDARALGALVALFERAVGLYAELVNINAYDQPGVEAGKLAAASILELQAELESLLADGQTRSLEQLQRGLEAGGRAVPSPEPIFWILRHLSANQPALQVEGDWGQPASLQVSLRPQLDAEV is encoded by the coding sequence ATGCCTGCCGATTTCAATGGCTCCGATGCCGTGACCCAGTGGAGCCGGTTCTGCGAGCTGCTCTGGTTCCATGAGGATCTCGGCTTCTGGCTCGATGTCAGCCGCATGGCGCTGAACCAGGACGACCTGGACCGCCTCCAGCCCGGTTTCACCAGCGCCTTCGCCGCCATGGAGGCCCTGGAGGGGGGAGCCATCGCCAATCCCGATGAACAGCGGATGGTGGGCCATTACTGGCTGCGGGCCCCCCAGATGGCTCCCGACCAGGACACCGCCCGCCACATCGCCAACGAAATCGATCAGATCGAGGCCTTCGGCCGGAAGGTGCTCTCCGGCGCTCTGCCGGCCCCTGGAGGGCAGCGCTTCACCGATGTGCTCTGGATCGGCATCGGCGGTTCCGGTCTCGGTCCGCTGTTGATGATCGAGGCGCTGCAGCAGGAGAACTGTGGCCTGCCCTTCCACTTCATCGACAACGTCGACCCCCAGGGCATCAGCCGCATCCTGGGCCGCCTGCAGGACCGGCTCGGCACCACCCTGGTAATCGTGGTGAGCAAGTCGGGCGGCACCCCCGAGCCCCGCATCGCCATGGAGCAGGTGCGCGAGCGGCTCAGCAGCCAGGGCGGTGACTGGGCAGGGCAGGCCGTGGCCGTGACGATGGTGGGCAGCCGGCTGGACCGGCTGGCGGCGGGGGAGCAGTGGCTGGCCCGCTTTGACATGTTCGACTGGGTGGGGGGGCGCACCAGCATCACCAGCGCCGTGGGCCTGCTGCCGGCCGCCCTGATCGGCACCGACCTGCGGGCGTTTCTGGCCGGGGCCGCCCAGATGGATGCCGCCACCCGCACGACCTCCCTCACCGCCAATCCGGCGGCCCTGATGGCAGCCGCCTGGCACGTGGCGGGCCACGGCCGCGGTGAGCGCGACATGGTGCTGCTGCCCTACCGCGACCGGCTGGCGGTGTTCAGCCGCTACCTGCAGCAGCTGGTGATGGAGAGCCTGGGCAAGAAGCTCGATCGCGATGGTGCGGTGGTGAACCAGGGCATCGCGGTGTATGGCAACAAGGGTTCCACCGACCAGCACGCCTATGTGCAGCAGCTGCGCGACGGCGTGGACAACTTCTTCGTGACCTTCATCGAAGCTCTCGATGATCCCGCCGACATCCCGGCGCTGCACGGCGAGCGCCCCGGCGACGTGCTGGAAGGCTTCCTCCAGGGCACCCGCACCGCCCTGATGGAGAGTGGCCGCCAGAGCCTCTCGATCACCCTGCGCCGCTTCGACGCCCGGGCCCTCGGTGCCCTGGTGGCCCTGTTCGAGCGGGCCGTGGGGCTCTATGCCGAACTGGTGAACATCAACGCCTACGACCAGCCCGGCGTGGAGGCCGGTAAGCTTGCCGCCGCCTCGATCCTCGAGCTCCAGGCGGAGCTGGAGAGCCTGCTGGCCGACGGCCAGACCCGCAGCCTCGAGCAGCTGCAGCGGGGGCTGGAGGCCGGGGGCCGGGCCGTGCCGTCACCGGAGCCGATCTTCTGGATCCTGCGCCACCTCAGTGCCAACCAGCCGGCTCTCCAGGTGGAGGGCGACTGGGGCCAGCCGGCCAGCCTGCAGGTGAGCCTGCGCCCTCAGCTGGACGCCGAGGTGTAG
- a CDS encoding ABC transporter permease: MARYLRSLRCFWSTALNAELEYPANFWIEALSVLGNLAGSVFVLGLLFGGPSRGAAAQLGGWSWEQALVVLGLYTLLEGFTTSLLQPNLSRIVGHVQTGSLDFVLLKPVDSQFWLSTRMLSPWGLPGVVAGLALCGWAAGRAGASGQSTTVLLALALVLASAVILYSLWFVLAALSIWFVKVWNATEVLRYTLVAGRYPVSAYPAALRLVFTFVLPVAFLTTVPAEAILGRGEPAWAVAGLVVAAVCFAASRWFWRFALRHYTSASS; encoded by the coding sequence ATGGCACGGTATCTGCGCAGCCTGCGCTGCTTCTGGAGCACCGCTCTGAACGCCGAACTGGAATACCCCGCCAATTTCTGGATCGAGGCCCTTTCGGTGCTGGGCAACCTGGCCGGCAGCGTGTTCGTGCTGGGCCTGCTGTTCGGCGGGCCCTCCCGCGGGGCCGCGGCGCAGCTGGGCGGCTGGAGCTGGGAGCAGGCCCTGGTGGTGCTGGGCCTGTACACCCTTCTGGAGGGCTTCACCACCAGCCTGCTGCAGCCCAACCTCAGCCGCATCGTGGGGCACGTGCAGACCGGCAGCCTCGACTTCGTGCTGCTCAAGCCCGTGGACAGCCAGTTCTGGCTCTCCACCCGCATGCTCTCCCCCTGGGGCCTGCCCGGTGTGGTCGCCGGCCTGGCCCTCTGCGGCTGGGCCGCCGGTCGGGCCGGCGCCAGCGGGCAGTCCACCACCGTGCTGCTGGCGCTGGCGCTGGTGCTCGCCAGCGCCGTGATCCTCTACAGCCTCTGGTTCGTGCTGGCGGCCCTGAGCATCTGGTTCGTGAAGGTGTGGAACGCCACGGAGGTGCTGCGCTACACCCTGGTGGCCGGCCGCTATCCGGTGAGCGCCTACCCGGCGGCCCTGCGGCTGGTGTTCACCTTCGTGCTGCCGGTGGCGTTCCTCACCACGGTGCCGGCCGAGGCGATCCTCGGACGCGGAGAACCGGCCTGGGCCGTGGCGGGACTGGTGGTGGCGGCCGTGTGCTTTGCGGCGAGCCGCTGGTTCTGGCGCTTCGCCCTGCGGCACTACACCTCGGCGTCCAGCTGA
- a CDS encoding ABC-2 family transporter protein, which yields MLEYRAEIALWVLSGVLPLIMLGVWSGSGASEAAGLSPVQLSRYFLAAFLVRQFTVVWMIHVFEEDVLQGKLSPFLLQPLLPLWRYFAAHLAEQATRLPFLLVLLPPLALIAPGSLWLPPPGRLLLGVLAILAVFLLRFLIQTVVAMACFWTERAAALDRLLMIPYLFLSGLVAPLDTFPPAMRRLAEATPFPWMVDFPARLLAGAPVEAGRGFGAIAAWCALVLPLAAWLWRRGLRRYAAMGA from the coding sequence ATGCTCGAGTACCGGGCCGAGATCGCCCTGTGGGTGCTCTCGGGGGTGCTCCCCCTGATCATGCTCGGCGTGTGGAGCGGCTCGGGTGCCTCCGAGGCCGCGGGGCTCAGCCCGGTGCAGCTGAGCCGCTACTTCCTGGCGGCCTTCCTGGTGCGGCAGTTCACGGTGGTGTGGATGATCCACGTGTTCGAGGAGGACGTGCTCCAGGGCAAGCTCTCCCCCTTCCTGCTGCAGCCGCTGCTGCCCCTGTGGCGCTACTTCGCGGCCCATCTGGCGGAACAGGCCACCCGGCTGCCGTTCCTGCTGGTGCTGCTGCCACCCCTGGCCCTGATCGCCCCGGGCAGCCTCTGGCTGCCGCCGCCCGGCAGGCTGCTGCTGGGGGTGCTGGCCATCCTGGCGGTGTTTCTGCTGCGCTTCCTGATCCAGACCGTGGTGGCGATGGCCTGCTTCTGGACCGAACGGGCCGCTGCCCTCGACCGGCTGCTGATGATTCCCTACCTCTTCCTGTCGGGTCTGGTGGCGCCGCTCGACACCTTCCCCCCGGCGATGCGGCGCCTGGCCGAGGCCACCCCCTTCCCCTGGATGGTGGACTTCCCGGCCCGGCTGCTGGCCGGGGCGCCGGTGGAGGCCGGCCGGGGCTTTGGGGCGATCGCGGCCTGGTGCGCCCTGGTGCTGCCGCTCGCGGCCTGGCTGTGGCGGCGGGGGCTGAGGCGTTACGCCGCCATGGGGGCGTGA